Sequence from the Hydrogenobacter hydrogenophilus genome:
CATTATATTGGGTTTTTAAGTATGTTTCTAAGAAGGTACCTATCTCCGCTTATGTTGGTAATAACTGTATTAACGCTACCTATAACAAAGCTTAGGCTCATTTTAACAGGCAAATAACTATCTTCATCAACCCAGAGATACCACTTACCTCTTGGTTTTAAAAGCCCCTTTGTCTCAATGTTGGGATACACTTCAATCATCCTTGTATTGAAAGTTCCCAGGTCAGTATCTATACTCTCTCTTTTTAATACGGAATACGGAAGTACATACTGCTTATCGTCGTAAAACATAAGAATATTACCGTAATTTTTAAGCGCGGAGTCTCTGTAAAGTAAGAGACTCGCAGTGTAAGGTTCTACATACCCTGCTTCTTGATAAACCTTTTCTTCACTTTTTTCTATTTGATCACTGAGCTTTTTGTACTTTACTTCCTTCACATATATCTTTCCATCTTTGAAAGTGTACTCTTGATATCTTTTAAACTCTCCTTCCTCTTGGTAATACTTGAAACTTATGGGCTGAAGAGTACCCTTTTCTATAACTGCCTGTCCTCTGTTGTATACCCTCTTTACTAACTTACCTACGTTTACCGTTTTTACCACACTTGAAACATAAAGTTCTTTGCTTCCCTTATCTTCGTAAGTTATACAAGTCTCTGCAACAGGCAAAAAGACAAAGTATGCTTTATAGCACGCAGTTAGCTTATTTGCAAAAGAGGAAGTGAGTGGTAAAAGGATCAGAAGGAGTAGAGATTTTTTAAGTCCTCTAACCAAGATCTCATCTCCTCTGCCATTGACGGGTGGTTGTGTTTTATGGCTTTTTGTATACCTTCTTGAAGGGTTTGTATAGCCTTTTCGTATTCTCCGAGTTCTTCGTAGCATTTGGCAAGTACCTTGTAGCCTGCTCCCTCATCCTCTTGCATCTGAAGATACGTTTCCATATGCTCTGCGGATTTCATGTAGTCTTTTTCCTTGAAGTACTCAAGGGCAAGGGAGTAATGCACCATAGGGTTGTTGGGATTCTTTTTGAGTAGTTCAAGAAAGTATTCAAGCCTGTTCATTGGTTTTCCCTCTTGAGCTTTTCGTACGCAGATATAACATATCCCAAGAAGGCATTTTCGGGCTGAGCACCTACAAACTCTACAAGACCTCTGTTTATAACTATCTTGGGCACACCTACTACCTGAAATCTTTCTGCAAGATCCATATTCTCGCTGGCATCCACTATCAAAGCTTTTATGTTTTCGTTAGCTAAGGCAAAGTTCATAGCCATAACTGCTGCAGAAGGACAGTATCCACAGGAGGTAGTCACAAAAACCATGATCTCCATAGGTAAGTCTATGCTCTTTAACATCTCTATAGTCTTTTCAGAAAGCTTTGGGGCTCTTTTAGACACCTGAATAATACCCTGCACCAAAGTGCTAAATTCAAGACCAGCAGGTAGTCCTATATACCTTATACCGTAATCCCTCTCCCCTTCTATCACTATTGTAGGAACGCGTTCTATACCATAGGCCTGTGCTACCTGCTTGTCTATGAGAGGAGAGTATATTTCAAGCTCTATTTTTTCAGGTTCTACCTGAGACACTTCCTTCAAAAGGTCTTCCGCAATAGAGCAAGTCTCACAGCCTATTGCTTGAGAGAATAATTTTACTTTGACCTTTTCTTTGAGCTCCTTAGAAAGCAGGTCTTTCAGCTGAGCTCTTACCTCAAGACTAAGAAGCATTTTTCACCTCCTTATAAATATAATTATAATCTTATAATACCCGTCGAGCCAATAAAAATCCTTCCTTCTCTGTATATTACTTTGACTCCTCTACAGAGGCGCATACACCTTATAATTTATACTACTATGCGGTTAAATGTGGGTGATAAGGCTTTAGATTTTACACTTTTTTCTTACAGTGGAGAGAGGTACTCTCTTTATGAGACCCCCGGCTATGTGGTACTTGTCTTTTACAAAGTGACTTGTCCTACATGTCAGCTTACCCTTCCCTTTGTAGAAAGATTGTACAAGCTCTATGGAGATAAGATAACCTTCTACGGTATAGTTCAGGATGGTCCTAAAGATGCGGAGGATTTCGCAAAGAAGTATAGCCTTACCTTTCCTCAGCTTTTGGATTATCCTGACTATAAGGTTTCTGAAAGCTACTCTGTTGAGGTTGTGCCTACCATTTACTTGGTAAATGAGGAAAAGATCGTAGAGTTTGTTAGTTCATCTTTTGTTAGAAAGGAGCTTGAGGATCTTATCAGAAAACTCTCTTCTGTGGCACAAAGCCCATATCAAGACATATTTGAAGGGACACAAGTTCCTGTTTTTAAGCCTGGCTGAAGTTCAAGGAGTAAGCGTTAGTTTAACGCTAAGAAACAATGGATACCTGCAGAAGGTTGGAAGAAGTAGAGAGTAAAATAAGAGATGCCTGTGAAAGGGCAGGAAGAAAGCGGGAGGACGTGCTCTTACTTGGAGCTTCCAAAAGCGTTTCCTTATCAAAAATAAAAGAATATTATCAGTGTGGACTTTCTGTGTTTGGGGAGAACAGGGTGCAGGAGTTTTTAAAGAAGTATGAGGAGCTAAAAGATCTACACATAGACTGGCACTTCATAGGTAGATTACAGAGTAATAAGGTAAAGTACATAATAGACAAGGTAAACCTCATACACTCCTTAGACAGAGAAAGCTTGGCGCATGAGATAAACAAAAGAGCACAAGCTTTAGGCAAAATTCAGGAGGTGCTTATAGAAGTAAATGTAGGAAACGAAGAGTCAAAAGGTGGATTAGAATCAGAAGAACTTCTTAACTTTTATGAGCGCATGCTTGCCTTTAAAAACCTAAGAGTGGTAGGACTCATGTGTATTCCACCATACAGAGAAGACCCAAATCAGGTAAGACCTTACTTTGAAAAGCTCAGAAAGCTCAAAGAAAAGTTAGAATGGGAATTTTCTGTAAAGCTTAACCACCTTTCCATGGGTATGTCCCACGACTTTGAGGTAGCTATAGAAGAAGGCGCTACCATAGTACGAATAGGTACTTTACTGTTTGGAAAGAGAACTTAATCAAGCTTATATTATTATGTGATGGAGCGCATATTTGTATGGGGTCTTAACTTTAAAACCGCCCCCATAGAGTATAGGGAGAGACTTGCCTGTAATAAGGACGAGAGCGCTTACCTGCTTAGAGTTCTCAAGACTACAACAGGTGTAAAAGAGATAATGCTTCTATCTACTTGCAACAGGGTGGAACTATACACTGTTGCTGAACATTATGATGCTGTAAACGAGCTGGTGGATAACTTAACGGAAATTAAAGGTGTAAACCCAGATGTAAAAAGGTATTCTTTTCTTTTGAAAGGAAAGGAGGCTTTATCTCACATATTTAGGGTAGCCTCAAGCCTTGACTCCATGGTTATAGGTGAAACGCAGATAACTTCTCAGTTCAAAGAGGCTTTCCGAATTGCAAAGGAAACGGGCACTACTGGAAAGATCATTAACAGGCTTTACGAAAAGGCTCTAAGAACTGCAAAAAGAGTAAGAACAGAAACGGGCATAAGCAAAAATGCGGTATCTGTAAGTTATGTTGCTGTTGAGCTTGCAAGAAAGATATTTGGAGACCTAAAAAAAGCAAAAGTACTTCTTGTGGGTGCTGGCGAGATGGGGGAGCTTTGCGCCAGGTATCTTAAAAAGCTTCAAGCGAGTCTTTTTATAACCAACAGGACTTACGAAAAGGCAGTGGAGCTTGCACAGGAGCTTGAAGGACATGCCCTTAGATTTGAGAGCCTTGAGGATTACCTTCACGAGTTTGAGATAGTCATACTCTCCACAAGCTCCAAAGAACCTATACTGAAAAAAGAGACTGTCAAAAAAGCTATAAAGCTGAGGAACTACAAACCCATGTTTATCATAGACATATCCGTACCAAGAAACGCAGACCCTTCCATAAACAACTTGGATGAGGTTTTCCTTTACAACATAGATGACCTCAAAAGCGTGGCAGATAAAAATCTGTCAGAGAGGTTAAAAGAGAAAGAAAAGGGAGAGATCATAGTTTGGGACGAAGTAGAAAAGTTTGTAAAGTGGCTTGAACTTCTCAAGGTAGAAAACTATATCATAAAGATAAAGGAAACTTGGAGTGATGTGGAGCTAAGAGAGCCCAAAGTAAGAAAGCTTATCCACTCTGCCATAGAAGAGA
This genomic interval carries:
- a CDS encoding DUF3108 domain-containing protein; the protein is MVRGLKKSLLLLILLPLTSSFANKLTACYKAYFVFLPVAETCITYEDKGSKELYVSSVVKTVNVGKLVKRVYNRGQAVIEKGTLQPISFKYYQEEGEFKRYQEYTFKDGKIYVKEVKYKKLSDQIEKSEEKVYQEAGYVEPYTASLLLYRDSALKNYGNILMFYDDKQYVLPYSVLKRESIDTDLGTFNTRMIEVYPNIETKGLLKPRGKWYLWVDEDSYLPVKMSLSFVIGSVNTVITNISGDRYLLRNILKNPI
- a CDS encoding tetratricopeptide repeat protein; translation: MNRLEYFLELLKKNPNNPMVHYSLALEYFKEKDYMKSAEHMETYLQMQEDEGAGYKVLAKCYEELGEYEKAIQTLQEGIQKAIKHNHPSMAEEMRSWLEDLKNLYSF
- the pdo gene encoding protein disulfide oxidoreductase, with amino-acid sequence MLLSLEVRAQLKDLLSKELKEKVKVKLFSQAIGCETCSIAEDLLKEVSQVEPEKIELEIYSPLIDKQVAQAYGIERVPTIVIEGERDYGIRYIGLPAGLEFSTLVQGIIQVSKRAPKLSEKTIEMLKSIDLPMEIMVFVTTSCGYCPSAAVMAMNFALANENIKALIVDASENMDLAERFQVVGVPKIVINRGLVEFVGAQPENAFLGYVISAYEKLKRENQ
- a CDS encoding peroxiredoxin family protein encodes the protein MRLNVGDKALDFTLFSYSGERYSLYETPGYVVLVFYKVTCPTCQLTLPFVERLYKLYGDKITFYGIVQDGPKDAEDFAKKYSLTFPQLLDYPDYKVSESYSVEVVPTIYLVNEEKIVEFVSSSFVRKELEDLIRKLSSVAQSPYQDIFEGTQVPVFKPG
- a CDS encoding YggS family pyridoxal phosphate-dependent enzyme; the protein is MDTCRRLEEVESKIRDACERAGRKREDVLLLGASKSVSLSKIKEYYQCGLSVFGENRVQEFLKKYEELKDLHIDWHFIGRLQSNKVKYIIDKVNLIHSLDRESLAHEINKRAQALGKIQEVLIEVNVGNEESKGGLESEELLNFYERMLAFKNLRVVGLMCIPPYREDPNQVRPYFEKLRKLKEKLEWEFSVKLNHLSMGMSHDFEVAIEEGATIVRIGTLLFGKRT
- the hemA gene encoding glutamyl-tRNA reductase produces the protein MERIFVWGLNFKTAPIEYRERLACNKDESAYLLRVLKTTTGVKEIMLLSTCNRVELYTVAEHYDAVNELVDNLTEIKGVNPDVKRYSFLLKGKEALSHIFRVASSLDSMVIGETQITSQFKEAFRIAKETGTTGKIINRLYEKALRTAKRVRTETGISKNAVSVSYVAVELARKIFGDLKKAKVLLVGAGEMGELCARYLKKLQASLFITNRTYEKAVELAQELEGHALRFESLEDYLHEFEIVILSTSSKEPILKKETVKKAIKLRNYKPMFIIDISVPRNADPSINNLDEVFLYNIDDLKSVADKNLSERLKEKEKGEIIVWDEVEKFVKWLELLKVENYIIKIKETWSDVELREPKVRKLIHSAIEEIRKQPSLAERLFKIFVQEVDNGDTLRRLSYVHNRADGTRI